In Oreochromis niloticus isolate F11D_XX linkage group LG5, O_niloticus_UMD_NMBU, whole genome shotgun sequence, a single window of DNA contains:
- the LOC112846943 gene encoding uncharacterized protein LOC112846943: MAPAEKNVEWQTQKIIECLFDDEDSVKSRVLDCHLETDSPGDENDFDPVIIADKLRAVADALNEDPNFKKALDELKKTAATEATEAAFERGVELLCKSHVAQNADIAPEMQLIQASAAIGLYLKKSYPEMKETVKTAMASFLKNRVGKWLTEKGGWGKVAPV; the protein is encoded by the exons ATGGCGCCGGCTGAAAAAAATGTAGAGTGGCAAACGCAAAAGATAATTGAATGCCTGTTTGACGACGAGGACAGTGTGAAGTCCCGTGTGTTAGATTGTCATTTGGAGACTGACAGTCCAG gagatgAAAACGATTTTGACCCGGTTATAATCGCTGATAAACTGAGAGCTGTCGCCGATGCCCTGAATGAGGACcccaattttaaaaaagcattagaTGAGCTGAAGAAAACCGCAGCGACAGAG GCTACAGAGGCTGCATTTGAACGTGGCGTGGAGCTCCTGTGTAAGAGTCATGTCGCTCAGAACGCTGACATTGCTCCAGAGATGCAGCTGATCCAGGCCTCAGCAGCTATTGGACTTTATCTGAAAAAATCATACCCAGAGATGAAAGAGACTGTCAAGACAGCCATGGCTTCATTCCTCAAGAATCGGGTGGGCAAATGGCTCACTGAGAAAGGTGGATgg gGCAAAGTTGCACCTGTTTGA